The genomic DNA CTACATCATGCTGGAGCGGGTACTCGGCCGCGCCGGCATGAAACAGTGGCTCACGAGCGCCACGACGGAAGTCCCCTCCGACGTGCGGGACGAGTACAACTTCACGCTCCAGACCATGGACGTGTCGATGCGCGCCGAACTCGGCAGAACAACGCTCAGCATAACGGATCTGCTCGGTTTGTCCGAAGGCGATGTGATTCTACTTAAGAACAGAGCCGACGAGCCGATAAAGGTCTATATAGGAGAGCTGCCGAAATTCAAGGCTAGCGCAGGCAAATCTGGCAATCAGCGCGCAGTCCGCGTCGTTGAGATCTTAGACACTGATATTTCAGGGACGAATAAAAATGAGTGACCCGCAGATCCTGGCGCACTATGCCGATCAGGCTGCCGAAAGCCTTGGCGACTTCGTCGGCACTCTCCTCGGAAAAGAAACGCTCGTTACGACGAAAGCTCCGGCAGCGGCGACGCCGGCGGAGATCGCGAGCGATGCGGCAACCCTGTACACGGTGCTGAGCAAGGGCTCAGGCGACGAAGGGTTTGCCATTCAGTTTCCCGGAGACTGGCTGGCCCCGTTCTCGCAGTCGATGCTCGGTATCGAGCTATCGCCGACCGATCCGGATTCGGCCGACCTGTTTGTCGAGCTCGCTTCGCAGGCCTTCGGGTCCGTGCGCAACGTGCTGGGCCGCAGCATCTCGATTCCGGAAGTGTATTTCGAGGCGTTGCCTCCGGGGGGTGAAATCCCCGCCGGCCGGCTGGCCGACAGCCTGATCCGCATTGCTTTCGAACTCCGCACCGAGGCCGACACCTTCACCGGCGTCATCTCGTTGTCCGACGCGATCCTTTCCGCATTACCTGAACCTCCTTCCGATCTAGAAGAAGACGTTATGCTAGGATCACCGTCACCCGCCCAGCGTCCCGTGGACGTTTCGCAGGCTGCCTTCCCCGACCTGGGCAGGGAGCGCATTGTTCACGAGGGGACCGGCGGCAATTTTCAGATGCTGGCCGAGGTCGAACTCAACGTCACCGTCGAGCTGGGCCGTCGCGACATTCCGCTGTCGGACGTCCTCCGCCTCACGACGGGCAGCGTCATCGAGCTGGAAAAACTGGTCGGTGAACCGCTCGAGATTTATGCAAACGGCCGGCTCATCGCCGAGGGCGAAGCCGTCGTCATCGACGAGCAGTTCGGCGTCCGCGTCACCAACCTGGCGGCCACGCGGCAGCGCGCCGGCGCCTTTATGTAACCAGGCCAGCCGGCCTCGCCGGCTGGCACCGTATTCGCAATCTGGCCCATGCGTCTCGGGCGCCTGCCCTTTCGGGCAGCAGCGCCCTCCTCCGCATGAACATCGTGCCAGATCGTGAGCAAATTCTTCCCATTCCTTCCGGGCCCTCCCGCGACCGGCCAGCCCCCGCTCAACCGGTCGCTTCTGAAGCGCATCCTCTTTTTCGCCACCGCCCTCATGCTCCTCTGGGTGGCGCTGCAACTCAAGCCGTCCTCCCCCACGTTTCGCGACTCCAGCCGGCTGTTCACCGACAACGGCGGATCGGTCGCCGCGCGCCCCGACGAAGCGGACGCGGCTAAACCCTTCGCCTACGGTCC from Rhodothermales bacterium includes the following:
- the fliN gene encoding flagellar motor switch protein FliN, whose amino-acid sequence is MSDPQILAHYADQAAESLGDFVGTLLGKETLVTTKAPAAATPAEIASDAATLYTVLSKGSGDEGFAIQFPGDWLAPFSQSMLGIELSPTDPDSADLFVELASQAFGSVRNVLGRSISIPEVYFEALPPGGEIPAGRLADSLIRIAFELRTEADTFTGVISLSDAILSALPEPPSDLEEDVMLGSPSPAQRPVDVSQAAFPDLGRERIVHEGTGGNFQMLAEVELNVTVELGRRDIPLSDVLRLTTGSVIELEKLVGEPLEIYANGRLIAEGEAVVIDEQFGVRVTNLAATRQRAGAFM